In one Magallana gigas chromosome 7, xbMagGiga1.1, whole genome shotgun sequence genomic region, the following are encoded:
- the LOC105327827 gene encoding golgin subfamily A member 6-like protein 22 encodes MKTPPPSGKIAASPNSQENTKIENSDVRPVAFYIPVNDLSVNQLSERKKSRTQSKDGENSEQMGDTYNYKLNHDEKMLQADILHQDQLNEKGEMSRKHQEKYEKAKSKREMIIENLRKKSEDKILRAEEKRKKRIAKQKEKLKAVEERLAKVRCRKETIDQNFREKTVTKLVEDEERLRTLQQSDLPLRAIFRREEILRYRQKLYEERQQCKERTVNKNQFL; translated from the exons atgaaaactcCGCCACCATCTGGTAAGATTGCCGCAAGCCCCAATTCTCAAGAGAATACAAAGATAGAAAACAGTGATGTCCGACCTGTAGCGTTTTACATTCCGGTCAACGATTTGTCCGTCAATCAGTTGTCCGAGAGGAAAAAGAGTCGGACACAATCAAAAGATGGAGAAAATTCGGAACAGATGGGGGATACTTATAACTATAAGCTTAATCATGACGAAAAGATGTTGCAAGCTGATATTTTACATCAGGACCAATTAAACGAAAAGG gAGAGATGAGTAGAAAACACCAAGAAAAATACGAAAAGGCTAAATCTAAACGAGAAATgatcattgaaaatttaagaaagaaaagtGAAGATAAAATTCTCCGTGCCGAAGAGAAACGCAAGAAAAGAATAGCCAAACAGAAAGAAAAACTGAAAGCCGTTGAGGAACGCTTGGCAAAGGTCCGATGTCGGAAAGAAACAATTGATCAGAATTTCCGAGAAAAGACAGTAACAAAGTTAGTGGAAGATGAAGAGAGACTCCGAACGTTACAGCAGAGCGATCTGCCACTTCGCGCCATATTTCGACGAGAAGAGATTTTGCGATATAGGCAGAAGTTGTACGAAGAGCGCCAACAATGCAAGGAACGCACTGTGAACAAGAATCAGTTTCTGTAG